The nucleotide sequence atattaatttgataatatataggttaaacctataactcaccaatattttttgttgacgttttaaacatgtttattctcaggtggttattaagagcttccgctgttgcatactaaaataaggacaagatttggagtccatgattgtatgatattgtgtaaaaactgcattcaagaaacttatttcaatgtaatatattttttattgtaaaccattatgtaatggtcgtgtgtaaacggtatattttagattatcattatttgataatctacgtaatgtttttttttaaacctttatcgataaattaaaggttatggttgttttaaaaatgaatgcagtctttgaaaaacgtctcatatagaggtcaaaacctcacgacgaaatcaattaatatggaacgtttataatcaatatgaacgggacatttcattgggatctccagtcaactgagttaggttttccttcatataaattTAGGCAATGGGTATAATGTCAATAAGAAAGATCCAATATGTTTGCTAGAACTTTAAATTAGAGTTATTAACAAAATTACGCGTAGGGGTGTGCATGGTATGGGAAAAAAATGAAAAAACCGAGGACCGGACCGAACCGGACCGGAACCAAACCGGACCGGAACCGAACCGGACCGAGGACTTTCAATACGGTCCATGGTCCTTAATTTTCATATTTTTCGGACCTCGGTACGGGATGGACCGAAACCCAAAAAAATGGGAAACGGACCGAACCGAAATATTACAATTATGTAGATCTATTTTTTTTCAAATTATCATGCGCTTTGTAATATAAACTCCATTAACACGTTTTATTTCTGTAAAAACCTCATATTCTTAGGATAAAACTTCAAATATGGTTATTTGaagatttataattattataatatatttaaagatttataattattataataaactaCATATATATTATCAGTATATATATGATCATTACTACAGAGATCAATACTACCGTGATCAATACTACGGAGTATATACATGATCAGTATACTACAGAGTATATACATGATCAGTATACTACGGAGTATATTTATGATTAGTATACATATAATCAGTGCAGTTTGAGTTCGCATATATGTGAACAATACTACAGAGTATATATACGATCATTATACATAAAAAATAGTTACAACTTACACGTTGAACagtatatattacaacaaaataataGTTCAGTCTGAACCACGAATTTTTAAAACATAGTACATATAATCGATATACATAATAATATGGGTAttgtatgttacaacaaaataacaaAAGGATTGAAGTGGGTCAAATAAATTTAGCTTAAGAATCAGTGGGACGATTCTTTTCACGAAACCGAACCGAAAACTATGGACATGCACGGAGCTTGAAGATTAGCATAACAGGGGCCGTAAAAAATCAACTAGAATATGAAgtttcaaatatatataaataaagcaaCAATCTAGTTTAAAATTCATTAAATACAATAATTAACGGTGAATAAGAAAATACTATAGCTCGGCTTGACGACCTTTAAGGTTCTTAAACTCATCAATTATAGACTCTGAATCAAACATTTgtgcattttcattttcgatgtatacCACCAAGTTAGATGCAAGAAAATCGTCTGACATCTTATTACGAAGTCGATTCTTGCATATATTCATTGCTGAAAATGCCCTCTCAGTTGTAGCTGTGGAAACGGGAAGTATTAAAACTAGTCGCGCTAATCTTTCAATCAAACCATACGCCTCACACTTTTTACTTTCTGCAAGGATTCGGCATAGCTCAGAAATAGTAGAGATGCCACAAAGCTGCTGATTATTTGTCTTCTCAATGTTGAACAACTCCAATTGATACCTTAATCGAATAATTTCTTGCTCATCAAAATCTGTGGGGTAATATTTCTCAACAAGAGGGCAGATCTGATCAATATTTATCACCTCAGAATCTTTTCTAGGAACTAAAGCAGAGCTAAGAGTTAATAATTCTACTGCGTTATTATCGAATCTATTGCAGAGCTCATGTAATTGTTTATCCAATGCACAAATAAATATATCTACTCGATAAAAATGCTCAAAACTAACATGATTGTCTTTTTGAAGAGGACGATATCTGCCACACTTATATAAAGCACTAAAATACGCCATATCTATTTTGTGATTTGTAGAGAAATCACATACCTGCCCAAAGAAACGTTCCCATCCATTATTTCTGAAGTCGTCCAAACTTTTCTTTGTTGCTGACACTAAGTGAATGGCATTGCCGATATCTTGAGATTTCTTTTGAAATTCTTGAGATAAAGTATCAGTCTTCCCCATTAATTCTTTCATCAGATGTAAAATAAAAACAAACTCAAACGACATCAAATAATTGTAGGCCTCAGTTGCATCCCCACGCTGAGAGTAGCTAGAGCTATCATCAATTATACCCTCCACAACTACACGAGTGGCATTAAACATCCTAAGTAAGCTACAAACTGAATGAAAGTGAGAGCCCCAACGTGTATCACCTGCTCGCGTTAATGTCCCAACTTGATTTCTCCTTTTACCAGATTTAATTTCACCAAGTTCCAATAAATGCTTAATCTCTATTGCCTTAGACTTCTGGAGTTCATCTTGATGCTTACTAGAAGCACATATTACATTAATAATGCAACTCAATTTATTGAAAAATTGATGAACTGGAATAACTTCTCTTGCAGCAACAACTAGTGCAAGTTGTAATCTATGAGTGAAGCAATGGACATAGTATGCATAAGAACACTCTTTAATAACAAGTGCTTGTAACCCGTTCCATTCTCTCATGTTACTAGCACCATTGTAACCCTGACCACGAATTTTACTAGTATCGAACTCATATTGCAAAAGTTTGTTCCACAAATTTGTTTTAAGAGTCATTGCCGATGTGTCGGTAACATGCACCAAATCTAAAAACCTTTATCTTATTATCCCATCTTTATCAACAAATCTTATGACTATGGCCATTTGTTCTCGTTTAGCTTCATCTCGTGCTTCATCTACCATAACACAAAAGTAAGAATCACCCACTTCATTTCGAATGTGTTTCCGAACCTTACTTGCAATAATACTCAATATTTCTTTTTGAATATCACCTGAAGTAAACTTTGAGTTAAAGGGAGCATTATGTAGCACAACATTCGCAACTTCATCATTATGCGATGCTAGAAGTTTCAACAACTCGATAAAATTACCACGATTTTTTGAGTCAACGGTTTCATCATTCCCTCGAAAAGCACAAGCTTGAAATGTCAACCAACGAATTACATCCACTGAAGCTTTTAATCGTATACAGTTCTTCAAAACATCCTCCGCATTTCTCTTTTCAATGACATTCTCAATGTGTGCTTTCTGGTTCAATAAATTCTCACAAGATACAACAGCACCTTTATGTTGTGAACTACCTATATGCTTTAGAAATGCACAATTATTTCCATCATTAACTTTTTTCCAGTTGTTGAATCCTTTAACTGTAAAAGCATCCGTACCTTTCCGAACATTTGGTTTGTCACTAAATAAGTAACAAATGAAGCAATATGCAGAATCCGTTGTAGGAGAATACTCTAATCAATTTGGAAAAATACTAAACCATAAGTATTGACATCTTCGAGTATGCTTCGTCATAGCTTTGCCGGGATACTCTTTCAAATGGACTTGAAAAGGTCCGAAGTTCAAATAATCTTGCCTTACTTGTTCTTTCTGATTGGCAGGATACTTCCAAATTGGTTGTCTTTTCCCGAGATCTCTTTCGATGGAATTAGAATTCACTTCAACATATTGGCCTTTGAGTTTCAGTATGATGGTcatttggttgattttgatgttcatGTTCCTGCTCTTCTACGGAAACTTTGAAACATTTATTCTCTTGATTTTCCTCATTCGTTACCTCACTAGATTGTCTCTTAAAAAATGAAGTAATTTTCTTTGGTTGTGACTTTTTAGCAACTGAAATGTTACATTCAAATAGGTTATTAATCAATCAACATACAAATTGTAAATCATTTTATTTTTGTTAATCAAGAAAAGAACAAACTAATTCATAGTCTTAATCAACAAACATCCAATCTTTTTTATTGAAGTAAACTAAGATTAAACTACAATTGAAAGTACACATTACATTAAGTAAGCTAATATAAGAATAAACTAACACTAAAACTAATTGAATGTTAAACAGGTAATAAAAGAAAGATATGATAAATTAGTTAGtacaattatataaaataattaaataataataaatgaaagatACCTTCACTTTTTGAAGGGATAGTTTGATCACCAGAGACTCCAGCCATACTACCAATTCGCTAGATGCCAAACTAAATAAAAATTAGGTTTTTTAATATTGAagaatgaatgatgaatgatgcgcAACAACGGACGAAGAAACTGAAACGCCTTTCACTTGGTCGAATAAACCTCATGCCTAGCTAACAGTGGGCTTTGGGCCCAATTTATTAAAATCCAAATTTTTTAAACCCTCAAATAAAATGTCAGTTGGTTTCCGGAGGGGCCAAAATTCAAATTTACACAAGTAGTCCTTATAAAATATGAAAAATTACTAATAAGTACATAAGTTCTTGGGGTGGCCAGGGCCCCCCCCCCCCAAAAGAACCTCCGTCCTTGACTATGGAACCGAACCGAACCGATATTTTTCGGTACAGTTCTCGGTACGGAATTTTTCAATAATTTGGGACTCGGGACGGCACCGAACCGAATTAATTTGGGACGGAACCGTACCATGAATAATTACACGGATAGTCTGTGGTTTGACAAATATCTTGCGGACAATTCAAATATTgtgaataattatatgtttatgtgTATGTAATCACATCTATGTTACATTAATTTGAATGAGTTTTTGTTTGAAATGTTGACTGACACATTAATTACTAAATATTTAATTTTAGAACTTAACAAACCTCATAGTTATGACTATCGATTCATGATACTTTGAGCATGTCCAATTCACGAACACTCGTCTTCACTCTTTTTTCTGGGTCAAAAAATTGGAAACGACCCTATTTTTTCTGGGTCAAAAAATTGGAAACGACCCTAAACGAATACCCAAGCAAAATTTTGTAAATTCAGTAGTCGAGAATTGAAACGTGGTAACAACGTCTATAAACAATTGATTgttgggcggggttattatcgatgcatcggcatagtcgaaacgtgagatgatcgcaacgggtggtaaagtcatcctcgggtgatcccaatcgctgttaaaaaaaagtGTATTCATTCTTAACGTTTACGATACTTACAATTACAATAATTTGGTTTCTATACAAatactatcaataatgataaattCGCCATTGTAATTGTATCATACAGCTAATCGTTATCAATAAAAACAATTTCGAATACTATTTTATAGAGCAGTCGTGCAACGCACGTGCTCTTAAatcaagtatgtatatatatatatatatatatatatatatatatatatatatatatatatatatatatatatatatatacattttacaaaGCATGAATTTCAAATCCTACTTGTTACACTCACATTGTCCCAGCATTTTATTTTCCACGTGGATTTTTTTAAAAACACTCATATGCTACAAATTACTGGTACCATACACGTGGACATCAAAACACCACCAATATGCTTATTtccgaataaaaaaataaaaaaaataaacccaTCTTCTCTCTTCCATCTGCATCTCTTTCTTCAAACCTCAACACCCCAAATCCTAAAAACGTCGGTGACTGAAAACTACCTCCGATTGGATCGCCAACCATTACATCCGACTTAATCGCTACAGTATTACGCACGGATCCGTATAAATTTTTTAGGGTTTGAAACGATTTAGGGTTTACAGCGTTATTTTGAAATAAGGGATTTGGTATTAATCATCATCGCACAATGCTGAGTATCAAATCGATTTCAAGTTGAAAGGATTCGTGTGCTTCCTTCGTCTTCATCTTATTTTTAATCTGTTCTTTTTTGGAGGTAGGTGTTTAATGTATCAACAGTAAGAATATTTTACTTTACTGTATCAAATTTGAATATTGTTGAGTTTTTATAAAAAGAATTTATCTACTTTTGTTTTAGCGATTTTGCTGAAGATTACGTGTGGGTTGAATTTAAAGGTTCTATCAATTGTTTACCATCTGTAACATCTTTAATTGTTTGGTTTTTTTGATATTTGTTTGTTTTTATGACATGATGCAACTTTGCTTGCTTCAATTGATAAGTACAGATAAAACACCTTTCGATTATCAAGTTTTACATGCGAGTGTTTATGTTTGCTATATCAAGTTTATGGATTTTAGGAACAGGGAGAAGTCGGATTACCTTTATGGTTCATTTTATATGGTTAACCGATGTTGCAAAATGGATTTCGGATAAAAAACGGGTCGATCAAAATTGATGTGAAGGTATTGCAAATTCTTACATCGTTCTTCTAATTTTTCTAGGTTTTTTTTAACAATTGAATTATTAATGATTGGTTTTTTTAATTCGATTTGAAACTTGGTTATTTTAAATTTGATCACTTTAATTTCAATGGTTTTACAGTTGAGATACATGTGCAATTTCATTGTCGTCATCATTATCGGTCCTTTTGGACATGGTAATGTTTAGTTCAACTGGATGATGTACTGgaattattgatttgattgattcaTCTAAAATTAGTTGCATTTGGTTTTGAATAACTGCTATTGTGAGCAAACAACTATAGTTTTAATATGGTTTATTTATAGGTTATGAATACAAGTCCTGATAGTCACTACAGGTAATCTTTGGTATGTGTCGAAACGGGTCAGGCAAGGTTTGCCCAAAACGCCCTGTGTCCAAAGTTTTTGAACACCGAATGCATGTCTTCAATAATTTACATGAGGTCATACATCAGAAGTGTACTTTAGGTGACATATGACCCATTTGACATATATGACCTGGTTGTTATTTAGACCCGTTGGAGGTGAATATAAACCAAATTAACCCATGTTAAAGTAAAAGGGT is from Rutidosis leptorrhynchoides isolate AG116_Rl617_1_P2 chromosome 10, CSIRO_AGI_Rlap_v1, whole genome shotgun sequence and encodes:
- the LOC139870338 gene encoding uncharacterized protein, which encodes MAGVSGDQTIPSKSEEYSPTTDSAYCFICYLFSDKPNVRKGTDAFTVKGFNNWKKVNDGNNCAFLKHIGSSQHKGAVVSCENLLNQKAHIENVIEKRNAEDVLKNCIRLKASVDVIRWLTFQACAFRGNDETVDSKNRGNFIELLKLLASHNDEVANVVLHNAPFNSKFTSGDIQKEILSIIASKVRKHIRNEVGDSYFCVMVDEARDEAKREQMAIVIRFVDKDGIIR
- the LOC139870337 gene encoding uncharacterized protein — protein: MTLKTNLWNKLLQYEFDTSKIRGQGYNGASNMREWNGLQALVIKECSYAYYVHCFTHRLQLALVVAAREVIPVHQFFNKLSCIINVICASSKHQDELQKSKAIEIKHLLELGEIKSGKRRNQVGTLTRAGDTRWGSHFHSVCSLLRMFNATRVVVEGIIDDSSSYSQRGDATEAYNYLMSFEFVFILHLMKELMGKTDTLSQEFQKKSQDIGNAIHLVSATKKSLDDFRNNGWERFFGQVCDFSTNHKIDMAYFSALYKCGRYRPLQKDNHVSFEHFYRVDIFICALDKQLHELCNRFDNNAVELLTLSSALVPRKDSEVINIDQICPLVEKYYPTDFDEQEIIRLRYQLELFNIEKTNNQQLCGISTISELCRILAESKKCEAYGLIERLARLVLILPVSTATTERAFSAMNICKNRLRNKMSDDFLASNLVVYIENENAQMFDSESIIDEFKNLKGRQAEL